The genomic stretch GCTTTGTTTAATGTAGCAATAGATTTTCCCATGAAAATATCCccatttatcaatttatgtgaattattgaatttgaacaattttattatttggctACAGCCCCTGCATAAGCTTTGAAATATCGCAGAgaagtatttattttgatttgatttgttagAATGAACTACTGTGGTCAGGTCTAGATTGTACCATAATGTTCATAAGGACCTCGTTTacctaaatataatttaatatgtacatatgtatatcctATCAACTTATTCCAATCATCCACTAGTATATGTACATCTTCCATATGGGCCTAAAAATCCGTTTTTTTAGAATCTTTTCATGTTGATCAATTAGAAAcatattttgtgcataaatatataaagacaTATTTTATCATTGTTGTCTGAGTGGCAGTAGACGATGTTGttaatgccaaataaaaatagccTCGCCGCAGATATGTTTGTGCATCCAAACTAACGGCATAAAACGAGtctgaaaaacaaacaaacagaaaggCGAACTGAAAAAATAGAGTCGGAAAATAGCTTATGTAAAGGGAAGCACTGTGAATACATATGATggcataacttttattttaacgaTTGTTGTCTGCTGCTCAGCTGACAGTCCCTTCCGATCCTTTCCGCTTTAGGCTTTTGTCTATGCCCGGGTCCAAAGATGAATTCTTTCAATCATCAGCACCAATCAGAGTTCGAAGCGAACAAAGGGCTTCGGCCAACGCCTAGGCCCATCGATTTTCAGCTTCATTTTTGCCGTTTTCGTGGGCAATCAAGTGCAAATGATTTTGGCTCGGGCTGTAGCATACTAAAATCTGTTTACCAGCTATCCACGTATTTATTAAGTCATAACCCCGAATGGCAGGCAGGAAATTCAAAACGAAATGAGCATCGTTATTAAACGATTGAACCAAGTTTATCAGGCCTGTCAAGTTCTGCGTGTTTTCTTGCTGATGAGTGCGATTCTACAGCCATTAAAGCTTAGCCTTAACTTGTTTTGTAAGGGTGCGTGGTGTGTAATTTTTCGCATTTGATGGGCAGTTATATTTTGCTAGCTTGCCCTCAATAGATTGACATAGCATTATCATTATCCAATCAAAATACATGgcctaatttaatttagaataaatttaattattaaacaataaaatccaatagcaaaagaaaatggtAGGAGACAGTAATATTTTTCATTcgaaaatagtttttataaatgttaaaaagttCATTTGGTTGGCAAAAGTAAACAGAACTTGATTTAACATATCTAAATTTGATTATCGGAACCATCAGAGTTGAAAACTTTCTGCCATGTATTAGCGCTTCCAAAACTGATAATGGAAAAAACCatccaaatttaaatttccgtgaagaaactttttatttcttgcacTACGTTTACCAAAGAGAAAAAAGCGAACATTTTGGTATTGTATAGAATATCtgcttattttcattttgcttattttctctttttacacattttatacattatgcaaatgcaaatctgAGTGGCAGATGTAGGTGTGGcatctgtgtatgtgtttgaTGCGGTCCGCTAGTCAAAgtgttcttttttattattgataattGTTTTCTGTGGATCTGATAAATCTGCTATCGACTGTTGCAGCTGTATTGAGGCTTTGGCTAACAAAAGTTTCAGTTAAGATTTTCCACCCGCAGCGACCCTCTTCCATACTTACTCAGTTACTTCTTATGCAccttttactattttattattacatttcattttgttctTATACTTCCATTTCCttatcaatattaatattaatatatactatttctttttatacactttgacatttttgtaaaaacggaaaaagggtattatgaagttgctcaaatgtatgtaacagggagaaggaggcatggcagaccccataaagtatgtatattcttgatcaactgtccgtctgtccgtccgtctgtatgagtgcgtgtttctcagcaaacTATAAGAGgtagagcaaacaaatttggtCAGTtaaggtgctcctatatcagACACtacgctttaatttttttaatttcctccccTCCCTCCCcccaaatcgaaaaaaacgataaatattaggcagtacaaaaatctttaaaaatctgaaataaatcacaaaattgcctagtcatttcagaacgatcggataaataacttagtaattatttacatttcaattttcaatatagacagggtggtgcacgtgctgacgcgccatacaaacctcgtgccgacgcagcggcggcgtcgctgctgacgctacagcgaaacgagctgtgactcgttagctgttttgtggtGTATGTGTTTTGTGAGTGCATTGCgttgtttgctgcgatgcccttagtcaaagtgtatttaaatgttggtggcgcccaactttaatttgttcacttgttattattatttaaacaagctTTCTGTTCTTTCTAGTTAAGAAAAGTTaagaaaagcaataaaaaaatagatCACTTTGACCATAAAAGGTCAAAATGTATGAAAAGTTAAGTTTTATAAATGTGACTATTTCCAAATTTATCCATTCCATTTTGAAATCAATCGGTAAAAATTGTGGGGGTAAACAGCTTTACGATTTGGGGAGATACAATTTTCATAAAGGAAGCCACCTGTTTCGGAAATCGGCGTatctacataccaaatttggtgtTGCtcaaaaatagaaatatacaGTAATGGCCGACTCGATTCAGCTTGTCTTCGTGATCaagaatataaatactttaactTTACTTTACCCCAACTTttgcctgttacatacatttgcacaactttgtgataccattttgcatttttattatttggtaAGGTGTATTGCAATTGCACAAATTCGTAGATAAGGATTAAAATAACACAAGTTTCTAAATACGAGCACAAATTTAACTGTTGCAGTTTTTGTCTGCGTACTGacgcaatatttatttgaatgctGTATGCTCTAGCTATAGCGTTAGTTACAGAAAGCGTTGAAATTTGTACgatgcaaataaaaactgttgTTAAAAATTGCACTTTAGTAGcttaaagcaagcaacaagcacattttttaatgcacatCCATGTGAGCATACGCTGAGTGAAACGGGATATGTTAGGTTGAGACCAGTGCATGTGCTGGTGAGAGCAGCACGCTGAGGCAAAATGGAACATGGCGACGCTAAGCTTTATACTCGAGCGATTTCAAGAGTCATGTTGCATATTGTGCTGCTTCAGCAATACAGAGTGTAGCAGCTTATGAGCGTTTGTGCAAATATGAACAGATTGAGCGAGTGCGGAAGCTGGTAGGGcttaagagaaagagagagagagagagagacgtgACGTGACGTGAGAGTGTTTCATAGGAATAAATGCTACTCATTAACAGCTGAAAACATTGCACAAAACTTTACATCGCGACATGGCCAAACAGTCAACATGAGTAACTTTTTCAATAGTTGTCACAGCAGTGTTACCAAACAGGTTGCAACTTTCATCaccagcaatggcaacagtggcagcaaacaatttgtcatGCAAATAATACAAGCAACATGAAAAGTTTTACGCActagcaagagcaacaatcTGAAGTATGAAACAAATGGTTTGCCAagcataaactttttaattgtcTAAATAACACAcccaaatacatatatacctaGTCTGCGGGTAGGCGGGtatctgtgtttgtgtgtatagGCATTGTATGTATGAACTTTTTAGCTttctcatttcatttttttatttgacaaaGCAAATTCCAAACATGTGGATCAGAGAAGTAGCCGTATTTtattctaaattttatttagcaggactcataatttgcatttgttataatGCTTATTGATATAACTTCACATTCaatcaacataaaaaatatctaCATAAGTACTTGGCACTAATTGCCGCTTCATTTGAGTAATCGAATCTTTACCTGGACATAATGTTGACTGAGTAAAGATATTGACCATCATTTACAAATAAACCTtggtgtatatattttatataattgaagAAGCGCTTAGCAGTTGTCTCTTCGCCAACAAATTAGGCTGTTTGGCATAATAATGTAATATTAATCAGTAGAAATCAGCAAACTAGCAGACACAAATGCCACAGTGTACAAGTTTACAGCCAGCAGAAATCCAAAAGTAAATGCGAAAAGCATATCGCATAAAACGAAATATAGAGCATCAATGAATCAATGAGCATTGCCGAGCATTTCGATTTCCAGCTGACTGCAGCTTCAACtgaaaaacaaatacacagcGCTGCCACAAATGAACGCAAAAGAGCGAACAATTTAAATCTAAGAGAATAGGAAATATAGCTGGACAGGCACAAGCATTTAACTTTCTATTGTCTGTGTTACTTAAGCGTAAAAGAACAGAGTCATAATCGTTGATAAAGTGCCTTAACATTCTactcaatattattattattaacagcCTTTGTATAAGTCTTCTTGCTGTTATTGAAGCTTGCAACTTTATCAGAATTATCATGAGTTTATGCAACATAAACTAACAAGAAGGTATATATTTCGGCATCAGTTAGTACTGTGCAGTTGTTTTCGGTATCTTTTTTAACACGTTGATATACGTCAGAAGAACGAAGTAATTATGCTGCCTTAAATATGAGCAGCGGAGTTGAGCTGCGTTGCATAGTGAGTGTTCAGAGGCTCTTTGTATGTTGCACTTCAGTtagatattgttgttgttgggttgcCTTTGCAGGTGCATCTGCAACTTCAATGGTAGGTGCTGTCTTTGTTTCGTAAATATTTCTAAAGCcctgcatacttttaggcgtgcgcttttattttgtaccTTAAACGACCCTCAATGGCGCACTGCATAAAGTTGTCAAATCCCCACCACCTGTAAACAGTTAATTTCGCAGATGAATGCACAGACGCAACATAAAAGTTCTTAAAAGCCATGcgagaaaaaaatattcttttatacCATGCACAAGTCTccattgaaaacatttttttttatttatttatttatttttttttattaaattttccaatttatttagatctgtaatttgttgttaaattagtttgctattacctATGTGGCAACTTTACCGAActatatttttctaaattatactaaactatacataatactataataataataataataataatatactatAATAGGATATGAGAATGGCTAGGTTATAAACCTAGTTGACAGGCCTTGGGGGTGTTGTCTCTTAAGTCGTCTACAACCCACGTAGCATGTGAGACGTTGTGCAAGTGCATTGGGGTCCAGGGCCaatctataataataatttttggccTGTAGTTGCAGCATGTCGCCAACCATTGGAACCTGTAGGTCTCTTTCTATGTCCCGGGTCCGCATGTACCATGGTGCATTACACATTTTTCTCAACATCTTGCTTTGCGCAACCCGAATCTTGTTCAAGTGCTTTTTCTCCGCGACACCATAAACTTGGATTCCGTATCTCCAGATCGGGCTGATTGCCACTTTGTTGTCCAGTGACAGCTTGTTTCTTGGCGATAGTAGCCACGACATCTTAGCAGCCTTTGTCATCACGGCTTTTTGGATCATTGTCGTGTGCAGACCGAAGCTGAGGCGTCTATCAAGCATCACAAGGAGCTCATCATCGCGTgcagaaataataattttatgctgtATTGTCTGAACCCAATATTGATTGGAATGAATTTAGCTTAGGCAAATTTAATACACATGTATGGCAAGGTTATGGGCAAAAGAGGTACGATTATATGAAGGGACGAATTTTACGTCATTAGCTtgaaaaaataacttaattaaaatgttcatATAATTACTTCCTAACCcatgtttgtatgtttatatgtCCCATACATAGGCAGAAGCTTTAGTTCTGTTGACGTATTTAAAGCTTGTTTTATCAGTCGCTCCGCGAAAGTTTTCTTTCGGGCGGTTTACTTAGAGAAAAACTACTACGGCTCTAATGCGGGCGTTTTCCGGGCCgtttgttgttgactttgtgCTCCAGTTGCAACCGCGAATGCGGACTTGCGCTAAGCAAAATGAGAAAAAGAAAACCTTAGCCAACAGCAAGTTAAGCTGTTGGTGTTAGAGCTTCCATATTTGGCTTTGTGGAAACTATCATTAAGCAAGTAAGGCGACCACAGCAAGCAACAGGAACAGCCGCCTCCTGGCCTCATACTCATGCACTCAACAAATGTGAACAAAAGCCGACGCTTTGCACTCTGTCGCTGCTCTTACGCCTTTGAGAAGTCTGTTATTCAGGATGCGACTGCTGGCTTTTGACTCGTGTAGCCCTTTTAAGCtgttaactgctgctgcaggcgcctTCAATGGCATAAGCTTAATGTGTTTTGGCATCGGCTTGCAATATTGCAGGCAGGGCCAGTGTTCCAAACGTGGCTTTCGTCCTGGATTTGACATTACATTTTGCATGGTCTCAATACTAATTTTTTTGGACCATTCTCTCTATGTCTGCTCTCTTTTGCTTCAACAGCCACAAAGCTCAGGCAGCAAAGTGTCAGACTGTTTACCAAAACTGCCTGCAGGGCAAGTCAAGTcaactgctttttatttttgcaacatttatgcGGATCCTCAACGTTATCGGGTCTTACCCTGGCTTGTTTTGCTCTTTCCTCtcgttattgtttttttttaagtatagCATATTTACGGAGAtttgtgtttagttttttcCACAATTTGGAATTTGATGTGCTTTTGCTAAGCTTTGAGTGATACTTTGAGCTTGTGTGGGGATTGTACATTGATAAATCCTCCATCGATACTGGCAGCAGAGAAATACCGAAAATTTTTAAGATTGTTATACAAggaaattgtaatttaattttttgtacctatttaaaagttaatattaaaattgtacaTACCGTATGTATCAGGAGAAAGAGACATCTGTAGCTCCAAGAAGAACACGTAACCAAGTCGTCAAGACCAACTTAGTTGACTTTAATTCGACACAGACATGCTTTGATACACTCTTGACCGGTGCCCGATTAGATAATGTGTTTACGTATTCGACAACGTATTGTGATTTGTtagctgtgtgtttgttgcggTACtcttgtcaaagtgtattaagaAGTTGGCTGTTCATAATTTCAGCAGTGCTGTGACGTCTGCAAGACCGCATCAATTTGTTATGCGTACGTcaagagcaaaacaaaaagaaaagaatgaATGAAAACAACGTCTCAATTTGTCTCATGTTGTCAAGTTAACGTTGCAACACTTTTCGCTTGGAGTGTTGCAAACGGGACTGCGTCATCGCCATCAGAATACTGCATTCTTGTGCATTAAGCTTCCGCATCGTGGCAACAATCTACATTTAGCATCAAAGCGAAGTCTCTAGGCAGGGCGCTgttactattgttgttgtcgtcgtcgtcatcgttgttgttgactttgaCACCATTTTGCACTTTTCGTTGGCATGTAAGAACATGTCAGTGTAGCTCACGTTGGACGCCATCTGCTTTGACAGGCacttattttcttattattaagTATGCGCTTAGAGTGCCCCTGTTCCCTTCTCTGAAAGTCAGCTGGCAAGGCGTGCAGACGGTTTGCGAACCAAGTAATGATTACTTTGTGTCTGGTGCTGACAAATGCCGTCAGTCAAAGTTGAAAGTTTTCCAAGCGAGGGGCAAAAAGTAACTGGAAGGGACATACAAGGGAGCAAAGTCTATCGCGGATGGTAATGCCAATGACGTTGACTTCAATGCCGGAAGTCACATACAAAAGACGCATGAAACTCAGCCGAAtggtgtctgtgtgtgtgtgtgtgcgtgtgcactCATGTGCATTACTGTCGATAAGAAGTCACTTGAATTGCACACTGACTGCATCTTGTTCTCTGGCCCCCAAAAACTTTTACCGTAAGTTTTTAATGACTTTTTAAAGCACCTCAGAGGAGAGgaacaacttttatttttcgttaACAGGCATTTATCGAACTCGGCACAATTTCGATCCTAAGTTTATGCCCTGTGGATATAATTTGCGTAAAGGGCCATAATTTGAATAACTTTTCTGAAAATAAACgtgattataaatatatttacattggGGATCCAgttctctattttttttttgtcacttACAGCTCTTTTAAAGAAAACagctttacaatttttatactaaataaaatgGCGGAGAAAATTTACCACAATGGGGGTTGTGTGGTTGCTATGCGTGGTAAAGACTGTGTGGCCATTGCCACAGACCATCGCTTTGGTGTTTTGTCCCAAACATTGTCTACAGATTTTAAGAAAGTTTATACTGTCGCACCACGCTTACTGCTTGGATTGGTTGGACTGCAGAGTGACATTCTAACGGTTCTGGATCGTATTACACTGCGCAAGAATCTTTATGAGATGGAAAACCACGAGGTTTCAGCAAAGAGTTTTACGTCTTTGCTTTCAACATTTCTATACGAGCATCGTTTTGGACCCTACTATGTTGAACCGGTGATTGCCGGCTTGAACTCGCACACACTGGAACCATTTCTATGCACAATGGATCTATACGGCTGTCCGACTAAAGTGGATGACTTTGTGGCAGCTGGCTCCTGTGCTTGTCAATTGATGGGTATGGGTGAGACATTGTGGCGCCCTAATCTTCAGCCAGATCAGCTGTTTGAAGTCATTGCGCAGACTATATTAAATGCCTTCGATCGTGACGCACTCTGTGGCTGGGGTGCCACGGTTTATGTTGTGGAATTTGATAAGATAACAAAGCGTACGTTAAAGACACGCAAGGATTAGGAAATGTGCTCACTCTGATTCAGTAATAATAATCTTCAAAccaatatatttttcatttttttttttttaatatgtattaCCGGACCCCGATTCTAGGA from Drosophila busckii strain San Diego stock center, stock number 13000-0081.31 unplaced genomic scaffold, ASM1175060v1 hic_scaffold_35, whole genome shotgun sequence encodes the following:
- the LOC108602851 gene encoding proteasome subunit beta type-3; this translates as MAEKIYHNGGCVVAMRGKDCVAIATDHRFGVLSQTLSTDFKKVYTVAPRLLLGLVGLQSDILTVLDRITLRKNLYEMENHEVSAKSFTSLLSTFLYEHRFGPYYVEPVIAGLNSHTLEPFLCTMDLYGCPTKVDDFVAAGSCACQLMGMGETLWRPNLQPDQLFEVIAQTILNAFDRDALCGWGATVYVVEFDKITKRTLKTRKD